Part of the Ferrimicrobium sp. genome is shown below.
CTCGCGATCGGTCGACATGGGGGATTGTTACCCTTTCAAAGCTTCGATCGCTATGACGGTGCGACGCCATCGACCAACTCACTCTTTGCCTGGTTCGCCAATCGAGTCGGCATGCTCGCTGATGACCCCGCTCTCCGAGCGACTGCCTCCAAGATAGTGCAGGCCTATCTCCCGCTTATAGAACGAGTTCCCGCATCGTTCTCGATCCTGTGCTGGGCGCTGGTCGAACTCGAACTCGGCACCACCGAGGTCCTCATCCCTGGTGATGCCGATCGGGAATTGATCGAGGTGGCCCTCCTCAGTACGCGGGGAGATCTCATCGTTGCGCACGGTGAGGGATCACCCCTCCTTCAGGGCCTCGACGACGGGTTTGCCTATCTGTGCCACAACCGCGTCTGTCAACTCCCCACCACCGACCCGGCTCACCTCCGACATGCGCTCCGGGGTGAAGAGTGAAACCGGTAGCTCGTTACCTCCTACTCGGATCGATCGCTGAAAACAGTCTGCGAAGAGAGTTGATCGTCGCCGACACGGCGAAACGTCGGCTCCTTCGTCTACAGCTTCCCGCCGACACCGAAGTCGAGGTACCAACCTATCTCGACCTTGAGAACGCTGCCCCGACTACCGACATCGATCCTGCACGGCCAGAACAGATACGAGCCACAACCATGCGCCGTATCAGTCGACCCCCCAAATCCAAACTTGTCACCTCGGTCCTCGATGAACTCTCCCAAACAGAAGAACTTCCTCCACTCTTTCTCCCCGGCCCAAGTGTGGCCTACGCTCGATTCGAAGCCTCGTTCCCCTCCGTCGCGAGTCTCGCCCTCCATGATCCGATTCTCGAACCTCAGTTAGATGGCAAATTACTGCTCGGGTTTCTTTGGCACGGGCAACGTCATCACTTGCCACTCACCAAGGAACTCGCTAGCCACTTTGATGTGAATACCTCAGTCGGCGGACGGAAATGGAAGCTCGTTCGCGATGGTATCCCCTCGTATGCGGTTGCCGCCTACAGCGCACCCTTTGAGGGTTATTGTAAAAAGTGGATCGTAGCTCTCTACTAGCCGTTCGGCTCCACGCCAGCGAGCGGTCAGAACATTGACTGGTCTCAAACGTGGAGAGCCTTTCCATCACACCCGCCAGGGCATGGGCTGATCACTGACATCCAGGCACCATCTGCCTACCGCTGACCCCTCGCCGTCTGATGCCGCTGTAGCCCAACGCAGCCGGGTCTACGCCGTAACCGGTGAAGCCTCGACGATGACGTTGTCGGCATAGGAGCCACCCACGCCGGGGACCTCGGTGAAGGGGCCGCCACAGGTGACAAGGGCGAGGGTTGGTGGACCCTGGTTGGTGAAGAGCTGGGGATGAGCCACCGTGTTGGGGGAGAGGGTTGGTTTGGTGGTGATGCGCCAGGTGGTCTCGTGTCCACCCCAGTTGAGGATCACCTGATCCCCGGGGACGAGTTGGCCGATCTCACCAAGGGCTCCTTCACCTTGGCCAACCCAGTTCACGTGGCCTGCCAGGAGGGTGACACCGGACTCTCCCGGGGTTGGGGTCTGTTCGTCCCATCCTACGTTATGGACATCTGGAGGGATGGTGAGTTCTCCATTGGTGGGACCCTCAGCAAGGATTGGGGCAGAGATGTCAAGGGCGGGGATGGAGATGGTGGCGACCTGGTTGGGAAGGGTCGGGTTCCAGGGGACTGAGGTGTAGGTGGGGGTGGTGGGCTTTGCCTTAGCGAGCTTGATGGCTCGCTGGTGATCCTTCACCGTTAGGCGGTGGATCTGGGCCTTGGGGGAGTTGTGGATCCCCTCATAGGTCAAGACTCCCCCGACGATGATAGCGAGGGAGGCACCAAGGGTGAGGACTTTGGTGAGAAGTCCTCGCCCTTGGTGGGTAGTCCTTTGGTGTCTATGCGACCTCATCGGTTTTACCGTAGTCGATTGTTCCCTTACGCTTGCGCTCGATACCTACATACGCAAGACCAGCGATGCCAAGACTTGCGATACCGATGCCGATGGGGAGAGCATTGGTGGTACTAGTTGGAGCGACTGGGGGGCCAGTGACCAGTGAGACTGGGGCTGGAGCGGTGGATGAGGCGTTGGTGGTCGGGGATGAAGTGTTCGTGGACGAGGCGTTCGTGGACGAGGACTTGGTGGTCGGGGATGAAGTGTTCGTGGACGAGGACTTGGTGGTCGGGGATGAAGTGTTCGTGGACGAGGCGTTGGTAGACGAGGATTTGGTGGTCGGGGATGAATTGTTCGTGGACGAGGACTTGGTGGTGGCCACCGTGATCGTGAGGGTTGCTGGCGCACTGGTAATCGAAGTCCCAGTTGAGGTCTGAGCTTTCGCGGTAGCAACGTCGGTCACCTTGCCATTGCTGATGTCGGTGCTCGTCACGGTGTAGGTCCCCGTGCAGGTGACACTTGCTCCAGCCGCAAGTGACATAACCGGGCAAGAGACCGGACCAGCAAGACTCTCTCCAGCGACCGATTGATCATCGATCACAGTGAGGTTGCTTAATGTGGTGTTACCAGTATCGGTCACGACAAAGTCATAAGTAATGCTCTGGCCCACCGTGGTGATGGGGTTTGGAGAGCCAGGGGCCTCCATCTTTACGAGAGAGAGACCTGGGGAACCGTCCAAACTCGGGGTGCTGGCACATCCTGGACCACCACTAATGACAAACTCGCCAGACCAGCCAGAACTGACCACAGCCGTTCCACTAATCGGGGCAGCACCGGGCTCATAGACCAAATAATGACCGCTCTGACCATCGAGACTACTCAAGCCAACTTGCGAAGTGTAGGTCCCAGAACCATTATCGTACTGCCAAGTAATCGTCACAAAACCCGGAACGGTATCACCAGTTTGAAGACCATTAAGGATAAACAACCAGTCAGGCGCCGAACTACCACCTTCGGATGACAAGGAACAAGAATTGGGCACCCCATTGGTGGTACCAGCGTTATGAAGGCTCACGGTTTTCGTGGCTCCGGATGTCGTGCTCACGGCTGTCGTGGCTCCGGTTGCAGGGTTCTTTGCAACACCCTTGGCTTTCCCGTTCAAGTGAGCGTTACTGAGCTCGAACGCAGGCGACCTCGAGCTAGATCCGAAGGAACCCGATCCGAGCGATACGAGACCCACGGACGCACCCACCACAATCATCGCTATCATCGGCTTGATCAAAGCACCAGCGATCTTTTGCTCTGTTCGAAAACTCATTCTTCTCTCCTCATCATCGGATCTCGTCCGATTATGGCTACCAATTGCCTGACACACTCTCGCCACCTCGGAGGACAGGAAGCCTGCATCAAAGGAGGTATAGGCATAGTCAAGCACGCATTTTCACAAACTGCGGCCATTTTGGCAAAAGAATTTAAAGTTTTCCTAGTTTACGACCGATAAGGCTACCCCAAGTGCCACTACATTGTTAAAACTTGGACCGCGAGTCGGCATCCATCCCTCTTGCGAGGATTGCCTGGGGGCCGGCACCACGCATTCTGATCAATTTGAAGGTTGGACCCTGTTGCATACATGCCGATCTTCCATAGGGCCTATGTCGCTGTTGAGGTGGAACCAGCTGGCGATCGGTCGGTGGATGATGCTGCCCAACTGGTTGTGTAGTGTCGATGAAGCGCTGCTCACCTGATGTGTCGCAGCACCCTCGCGATCGAACCACTATCCGTCCTCGCTTCGACGTTCGACACCACGAAAGCTCACCCTTCTCAGGGCGGCCAGACAACTGCTCGGGTCCAGGCGACCTCGAATCCTGGAGCTCCGATGCGATGAGCAGGGTTCGTGACTCAGATAGGTGAGTCACGATCAGCGGCAGGCCAGTTCTCTCACAAGGCCAGTCCCTTCAGCTGCTTCCAGCCTTCACTGTAGTAGCAACCCATCTATCTGCAACAACATCGCCGCCAAACCATTTGATCGCAGCAACGGACTTGCGCTACAACGCCACCACGAACGCACCCTCGACGTCAGGAATCCAACCACCAATACCCTAAAGCTGCGTTGGACCGAGTGACGTGACGCCTGAGGACGAATTGTGGGCGCGAGATCACAATTTTTCTCTCGACATCGACGGTGCTAGCGTTACAAGAGGAGGAACGCCCATGTCGCAGGTACCGTATTGGTTTAACACCACCGAACCAGCACCAGACCTCGCACCCGATATCGCCGAGAGGATCGAGACGGTTCGTGAGAAATCTGGCTTCCTACCCAACGTTTTCTCGGCACTCTCGTATTTCCCTGCCGAATTCCGCGCCTTCTTCGACTATCACGATGCCCTC
Proteins encoded:
- a CDS encoding class F sortase, with product MRSHRHQRTTHQGRGLLTKVLTLGASLAIIVGGVLTYEGIHNSPKAQIHRLTVKDHQRAIKLAKAKPTTPTYTSVPWNPTLPNQVATISIPALDISAPILAEGPTNGELTIPPDVHNVGWDEQTPTPGESGVTLLAGHVNWVGQGEGALGEIGQLVPGDQVILNWGGHETTWRITTKPTLSPNTVAHPQLFTNQGPPTLALVTCGGPFTEVPGVGGSYADNVIVEASPVTA